tctacaTATTTTCAGTACATATAGTACCTTGGGTATATGTATATTTTCATTAGGTATAATACTTATGGTACATGTATAATTTTGTGAGATATAATAGGCTCCATATGTGTACATTTTCGTTAGGTATAATTTATTAGGTATGGGTATATTTTCATTTGGTATAACACAACAATATAATACCACTAACTGATATGACGGTCTAATATAATAACATGTACACGTGGATATCTCGGGTACATGTACCACTTAATAAAATGAGTGATATTTATGGGTATAtacaaataaaattaacatcgagGTATGTAAATAGAGAAATATTTTGAGCATGCACTATTTTGTGCAGGGATTTGAGTATATGCACCTAAAATTATATTGGACTACGTTTGTAGGTATCTAAAACATTGGGTATATACGTAACCAAGTACGAGTATTCAGATTATTTTTAACTAGACTATAGTATATTTTTTAGTGAATTTACCAGCATGCATTACTATAGAAGAAACACCATGCAAttttgttttgaaaataattatttcTAGGGAATTAACATAATattattttgtggaaagcaatcaTTGACCATTGAGGATACTACTGGATGCAAACAAAACATGAAAATCCATATTTTGTCGATTGTGCGCCATGCACTAATGAATATGACTTTTCATAACGGGCATAGGAGCCGACACACCTAGGTGCCCTAAAcaatttacatatatatatagacacacacactcactcacttgTGTTTCATACATTGTTTTTATTATCTATCGTATCGGAGTgtgtgtatatatgtatatattgtaTGGGTGTTTGTTGACGAGGTACAAATTAACCAAGAATATTTTGTGTTCGAAGTCTTACCCGATAGACCTTTCCACAAGCGCCTTGGCCAATTTTCCGCTTCTCGGAGAAATTATCGGTGATTTCTTGCAGTACTCGGATCGTTAGACATGTTGTATTTTGCAATTTGCTAGCCATGTCATTGTCTCTGCTTCAAGGAACAGATTAAAACAATCAAAACAATGGCTTGGATTTGTGGATCTATATATAATGGGCAGATCGAGTGAGATAGTAGAGCTTGGGTATGTATTGAGGAGATTCTTAGCATAAAAGACTGGATTTTTATTTTAGGTATCTAACTCAAAGGAAATTACATATATCAGTAGCAGGTACTTGTACTAGTTATATCAGTATGGAGATTGATTATGACAAACTAATAGATGGTATCGCACATCGTGAAGAAGTTAGTACTAACCTTGAGCTGGAGAGCATAGAGCCTGCGGACTGTGGGGCTTCATCGAATCCATAGGTTTGAGTTGCCATTATCGATCCTTCACCTTGCAGTATGCACCTGTCCAATGATCAGTTGAGTACTCCACTATATATTAGACGGGACGAAAGAAAAGACGTTGTGGCTCCGAATGCTTTGAAAGTATCTTCCATGGTCATTCTACCTGCGAGATAAAGCCTCCAGGTTCACGGTGCTAGCTTCTTTAGTTTCTTCTGATGTATTCCCATACTCCAGCAGTTTCGTTAAGCGATCCCTCACTCTTCCGGCATGTGGACGATTATCTGGGGAGACACACTGGAGCCCGAGCCGCAACGCAGCTTTGATCTCCTTGTCGAACTGCCCCTTGAGACCTTTGTCGGCTGCATCGAGAATTCTATTGTTATCATCACATTCTCGGACTTTCTCAATAAGGCTGTTCTTGTTGCCACCTTGCAGGATGATTGGCTTTTCACCGCAAATAGTTTCAAGCAACACCACGCCTAAGCTGTAGACATCACATTGCCCAGATACTTTGCCTGTGTCCATATAAGCTGGATCGATATATGATCTTGTCCCGATGACATTGTCCGTAAAGCGTGAGGTTTCGGTATGCCTGACTTGCGTCACCAGCCCAAAATCGGCCAGTTTAGCATTCCAGTTCCTGTCCAGCATTACATTAGCTGGCTTGAGATCCCTATGCACGATGGCAGCCGGACATTCATTATGGAGGTATGCTAGACCAGAGGCTATACCAATTAGTATATTGCGCCTGAAACACATAGGAAACATGCATGCGCGCACATTAGTAATATAACTCTACTATGTACTCCCtcccttcctaaatataagaccttttaaagattgtactatagactacatacagagccaaacggatgaatcaacactctaaaatatgtctatatacatccgtatgtcgtccatagtgtaatctttaaaaggtcttatattttggaacggagggagtagtaattttAAAGATGAGCAATTAATATAGAAGCACGGTCCTTATAAATACAGATGTTGTGCATACCTTGTCAACCAACTTAGGGGTGAAGATGGACGTGTGTTATTGTATGTTCCAAAATGAACTGCCGTATCCATGGCACCATTCTTAGGGTAAAGAAGGTCCTCAAGGCTACCGTTCTCCGTCATTTCGTAGATGACCAGTAGATGCTTGTCTTCCTCACACCAACCCTTTAGACTTAAAATGTTCCGATGATGCATCTGCCTCATAATTTTAATTTCATTATGAAAGGCCATTTTTGTTTGGTTTGATGTTGTTTCTCGGATCTTTTTAATCGCCACAGTCCTATCTATGCCTGCAAGTGTACCTCCATAGACAGCACCAAAAGCACCCTCTCCAAGCTTTCTATACTCGTTGAAGTTACTAGTTGCTTGTGCCAATTCCTCATAAGTAAAATGCCTTGGAACGTTCACTTCTGAATAACTTTGTTGACCATTTTCCTTTTCTAAGAACGAGAAATttaacaaaagtatattggacatGTAAGTACTTGCTCCTTAAACAAAAATTATGTGTCATGCAGATGTGCTTTAAAAATAATTACTGAATTCTGTGGTTTCGATGTGAAGTTGTGAAGTCTAACTAAAACcatgaaaaaataataataatttataTGTGCTTGCACTGAAGGTGCCAGGTATTACTGGAATCTGACCCGTAGGCTTTACTAAAAACATGGAGAATAAAAGATATCTGTTCAGATTTAAGTTATGAAGCTTCGTTAATTTTTCTCTTTACCTGTGCTTGTACCTTGTGTTTTATGTTTTCTCTGTGACTTGTGTCTGCCGCGCCAAAACCAACCTGCTGGTAATGAAGCCGCCGGAACTGGTGTAACTGTACGAGTACCTACAGAACAAATTGAGGACTTATTGCCACAAAAAAATGTACATGGAACAACATGTATAAAAACTGTCCATAACATGCAATATGTGAAAGAAGTTGGATTGATCATCTAAAAAACGAAGAAAATTTCAGAAGCCATTAGTGTACGATGATGCAAGATATATTTGTGAATCAAGAAGTTTCAAAACTAAGTACAGGACCTTCAGCGTGTTTGTCGCCCAATGGAGCTGGGCGACTTACGCATCTGCGACCTTCAATGCTCGTGTCCGGTGGCTATGGCTAAAAAGATGGATCCCTCTCTCGCCTTTGgtgtcacctacacctcccccaGCAAGCTTGATGCTTGTGCCGCCTTACATGCCTCCACTACTTGGTCCATCGGCGACGGACGCATGTGCTATATCTGGTCCGATCCCTGGCTCGACGACAAGGTCCACCAGCAAGCCTGATGCTTCTGCCGCCTTACATGCCTCCACTACTTGGTCCATGGGCGACGGACACATGTGCTATATCTGGTCCGATCCCTGGCTCGACCACAAGGCCATTGTCGACATCACGCATTCCTTCCTATCGCTGATCTGCCAGTGTCGCAAGCTTTGGGCGATCACCGAGGGGGGCTTGCTGGTTGTGCATGGGTGTGTGGGGTATTTGTGGAGCTCTCGTTGTGGTCGCGCTCGTCGAGTATGTCTAGCTTTGGTACCGCCTCCGTGATGTGGTGTTGACCACTAATCCTGACCGCTTCTCCTGGCGGTGGACTAGCGATAGCTCCTAGTTGGCAAGCTCCTGCTACTATGCACTATTTCGTGGCTCCATCCCTACATGAAAAATAAATCTTGGACTCATCGACACATCAAATTCTTCATCTGCTTGGCAAACCTCAGGTCCGTGCTCGACCTCGGCTAGTATTGCTCGTCATGGCCTGCCGCATGCCGACCATTGCACCCTCCATAACCAGGCGCCAAAAAATATACAAAACATCATCATCGGCTGCCCGCTCTCCTAGCAGGTCTGCTACCTGGCCACTGCCCTGGCGCCAGCCAGCCACGAGGAATTCCTCCTCTAGTGAGCCTTTATTGTCGCTGCTTCACCTACCTGTCTTCGGAAGGGGCTCACGTCGCCGGTGATCTTCAAACCTTGGTCCATATGCCGGCTCCACAATCGTTGCGTCTTTGTTGTCGAGCGCCCTTTTGCCTATTGCGTAGTGCTTGTCATGCAGGATGAGGCTAAATCTTGGGCACAGGCGGGTGCGGGTTAGAGGCGTGTGTTCTGTGATCCCTTCTTGTGCTTTGGGATGAACAACACATTCTTTGCCTTTGCACTCTTAGATTATGCTATTCGTCATGTACATATCTTTGAGATGCTCtgtcttgctctttcttttctttctataAATGAAATGATAAGCAAGCTTTTGCGTATTTGCGGAAAAAAACTAAATACGGTTTGCACattgagaaacaaaaaaaaccgGGTGAATAATGTATAATTCAAACTGTAAATATTTTACTGGGGGCGCTTTACTCTTTATTCTTTATAGGCGTCTTTTATTTGCATAGTCATGCAGGGTTTACTTGGTTAGTCGCGGAGCAGGAAGCACCTAGATGGATCATTTGACAAATTTCTCTTTATGAAGTTCCTGCAATCCGATGTGTATATATCACATGTCGTGTTAGGGAACTGCCGAAGTTTTTTTAGTAAATTCATAGACCTCTCAAAGCAGGCTTTCGTCCTGATTTATAAATAAAGTAAAAACAAAGTACACGACCGAACGATACAAGGTAGCGAGGATACCCTCTTATAAAGCAGACTCGAGGATAGCCCGACAGCATAAATGCACACAATACATTGCTGAGAAAAAACATAGGTAGGCCTGCATACCACACCACGACATACCCAGGAAACCTAAGCTCCACCACAACTCCCTCAGGAGGGAGAACGGTGCTAAGCGTCACTGTTGCCGAGTCTGAGACAAACAATGGTCTTCACCCAAAACCTTGGCACAGAGATGATAACCACAATGATATCCTCAAGACGAGAGCGGCACCGGCAGGCTTTGTCCCCGTTGGCGCCAAAGTGCGGAGTATTCGCTTGGTAGCTCACCTGTGCAACGAAGAGGCACCCAGACCAACCACGACAAGGACAAACCTCCATAGCACAATTTGGGCCTCGCCACTGCCAAAGTTAGAGAGCGAGCCCCAACCACCCACCGCTACACCCTTCGCCACCTACAAGATAAGAGGCattgccaccaccaccgccatggTGCCCGCCGGAGAGCCAACCACGCGCACCGCCTTTCAGGGCTATGGTCGTAGAATCCATGTCCCGAGATATCGCCAACTGCGCACTTCATGATGCACCAACCACTGTAGAAAAGAGTAGAGGCAACTCCTAGACCGACATAAGCCACAGATTCCAGGTGAACACCTGCATGGTATGAGGCGCCCACCCCTGCGTTCCCAGCCAGTCTAGATGGAGACGAGGGACATGGCCCAGTGACTACCGAAGAACGCCACTGAGCAACTCCCAGCCATAGCCCTCTGGCCTTGGTCCAAGTGAGCTCATACGAAACTAAGTTTGTGGCCTTCAACGTTGATCCATCCGATGGTGCCGCGATGTCATGATCACCACCACCGCCCACTGCGCCTGTGAGGAGAGTATCCTCATCACTAGCGTGCACCACCCGGACCGAACCAAAGGTCACCTACCCAGTGTGGTAGCCCCGACCCGCCTTGGGCCCAGATCTAGTTCGCCCGAGCACGAGCCCTAGGTCATAACCACCTATGTCGTGTATACAGCCACGCACCGTGAACACGGACCCAAGAGAAGGGTGGTTGCACCACTACCAACACCCCACCATCAAACGCCAACCGCTTCCCTGAAAGCTGCAGCCACCGAGGTCCCACTAGGGCGCCGGCGGACTCAGAGCCCCAAAAAGTGGGTAGAAACCGGCCCTGGCGAGGATCTCTCGGCTACCTGCAGCGTCGTCTGCCAGATCTGGCCGATCTAGATCGAACCGCCATGCCTTCCATGGACGCCACGATCACGAGCGGCCGACCACCCAGGGACGTAGCTGCCTTGTAGGCATTGGGGTCAATTGACCCCAATGATATTAGTAAATCCTTCATTGATTTATTACTAAACACTATTTATTTATTAAGATAATTCCAGTattatagacatgacccgagtaaaTATTTTTTCTAGCTTTGTCCCTGCGGCCACCCCACAATCAGGGGTCGGCATAGACCTGCAGGCTGCAGCACACACATGGCTCAGCCACTAACGCCCTCTGCCCCTATGCCCTACCGCAAGGCAACAACCGACATCATCAAATCCACTAGCCGGCAGGAGTCACCTCAGACCAGCCGTGCGCAGCCCCCACCCCTCCACACCGAGCCGAGCCAGCGCCGCCGGCACGACCGTTCGCCGCGTCGCTTGCACCGCACATGTCGTGACCGCTGCGTCCCGGGATGAGTGCCACAATTTGCGAGGGGACGGGAGGCGAGGAGGAGGTTGTAGGCGCTCGCCTGGGTTctagcaccccccccccctcgcgtCGCGAGAGCAGGGTTGGGCGAAGAGTAAATTCATGGACCTAGAAAGTTATGTTCTTTACCTTTAAATTCTTTGTATTTTCTAAATGGTTTGTTCAAAGCTAAAGTGATGGTCGTCATGCATGTGTGGTTGAAGGACCTCTGTTTCATTGACGGCACACAAACAAAGCTATATGTGTGTGCTTTTGTTAGCACATGGTTATAATATAAAGGAAACTTTACGGAGTTAAAAAAGCACATACCGAATTGCTCTTCACTTGGTTGGGGGGTTGAGAAAGCTACCTTCCCGTTCTCCAGCAGCTCCATTAAGCGATCCCTCACTCTTCCAGCATGTGGACGATTATGGTGATCTGGGAGGACACACTGGAGCCCGAGCCGCAACACAGCTTCGATCTTCTTATCGAACTGCCCCCTGAGCCCTTTATCAGCTGCATCAAGAATTCTGTTGCTCCGATCACAGTCCTGGACCATCTCAATAAGGCTGTGCTTATCACTACTTtgcaggatggatggttttgtacCACAGACAATCTCAAGCAGTACCACGCCTAAGCTGTAGACATCACATTGCTCAGATACCTTGCCACTCTCCAGATATGCGGGGTCGATGTATGCTCTAGTCCCACGGATATTGTCCATATTACGCGAGGTTTGGGTATGACTGAGTTGCGTCACCAGCCCAAAGTCGACCAGTTTAGCATTCCAGTTCCTGTCCAGCATTACATTAGCTGGCTTGAGATCCCTATGCACAATGACAACCCGACATTCCTTATGGAGGTATGCTAGACCGGAGGCTATACCAATTATTATGTTGTGCCTGAAACATGCACGCGTGCCTACATTAGTATAGTACTtcatccgttcttaaatataagtcattttagaggtttcattaagagactatatacggatgtatatagacatgttttagaGCCTAGATtcgctcattttgctccgtatgtagtcatctagtgaaatctctacaaacacttatatttaggaacagagggagtattatctTAAAGATGAGTAATTAATACACATGCATGCATGGCCCATATATACATAAAGATACCGTGCATACCTTACCAACCAACTTAGGTGTGAAGCCGGACGTGCGTCATTGTCTGTTTCACCATAAACTGCAGTATCCATGGCACCATTCTCCGGGTAAAGATGGTCCTCAAGGCTACCGTTCTCCATTATTTCATAGATAAGCAGTAGATGTTTGTCTTCCTCACACCAACCCTTTAGACTTAAAATGTTCCGATGATGCAGCTGGCTCATTATTTTAATTTCGTTAACAAAGGCCTTTTTTGTTTGATCTGATGACGTTTCCTTGATCCTTTTTATTGCCACGCTTGTATCTATGCCTGCAAGTGTACCTTCGTAGACAGCACCAGAAGCACCCTCTCCAagctttctgttctcgttgaagtTACCTGTTGCTTGTGACAATTCCTCATAAGGGAAACTCCTTGGAACATCTACTTTGGAATAACTTTGTTGACCATTTTCCTTTTCTGAAAAACAGAAAAATTAACAATGGCATATACTATATAGGAAATGTGCCAAGTAATAGCTCCTTGAAAGGGACGGTTATAGAAAAAATGATGGCTGTACTGAGGGGTTTCCATGTGAAGTTGTGAACGCCTAACAGTGTGAACAAAGAGAGTTGTTTACCTATGCTTGCAGTCGAGGGTGTGGTGGTTGCATTGGAGGTGCCGGGTATTACTTGAATCTGGCCCATATGCTTCACTAATAACACAAACCATACAAGATATTTGTTCAGATTAATTTAAGTTAGGAAGCTTTGTCAATTTGTCGCTTATAACACAGTTCAACCAAATTTCACATTATAATACCTTGTTTTGGAGCGGCaattccttcttgaaggcgttgTTTTGGTGTGTTGTGCCCTTTGTTTGATGCTATATCGCCTATTGCTATGGTGGTAGGATTTAGAGATATTGGCGCGAGGCTTCTCCTATGTGGATGGCCTCCAATTTCCTTTCTTTTTGGTAAGTCTATTTATTAAGAAATTACATTAGCTAATAATATATGGTTGTCTGCATCAATCTTTGTGGATGCTAGGGGTTTATCCTCCTTTTTAAAAGTAAACTACAGTACCTTGCATTTTATGCTGCCACCGTGACATGTACCTCCGGTGCCAAAACCAACCAGCTGCCAATGCAACTAGTGCGATGACAAGTCCAATCACCATCGTAACAGTACAAGAACCTGAAGAACATAGTGAAGACTATAGCATGCAATGTATGAAAGAAAGTTTAAAAGAGCATCGAAAAGGCGATGAAAATTTCTGAAGTTTGAAATCCAAACATGGTTTGTAcaatgagaaacaaaaaaactgGGTGAATAATGTCAAATCCAACTTGTAAATACGTTAACTGAGGCACGTTACTATTTATTCTCTATAGGCCTATTTTATTTCTTGAGGTTTTTCTATAACTCACAATCCTATATTCATAAGCAAGTAGTTAATTATGTGGGGTTTAGTTGGTTCGATCGATGAGCAAGTTGCACCTAGAGGGATCATTTGGCAATTTTTTCTCTATCTATATATAACTCTAACTACTGGCCTCCTGCAaaatatacaaaatatacagtgtAATCAGTACCATGAACAAGTAAACTGATATTGTTTTTGCGGGGGAAGACAAATGACGTTGACTGTAGTGGTTTGTAGTATAAGTTTGTAGTGTAGCTAATTATCGAGTTAAATGACTGGTGATGGCGTTAGATTTATGCGTGTCTTAGTCGTTGCATTGCTCGAAGTTCATGATTTTACCTGGCTTTGTTAAAAAATAATGTCCAAGTTGATCTAGCTTTATTCCTTGATAGATCTTCTATGCTACTCCcttcgtccgaaaatacttgttcaTTTCTACAACAAGTATTTCGGGAGTACTATACAGTATACCAATAGCAAGTAAGATAAGACATTGGACCTTTCTAATCCGAAAGCTCGTATTTACTGGCTCATTCTAGAGGGCTGTGTGGCCACACAGACACCATCGGATATGTCAATATTATGGCCTACATTGCAGGGATTCGTGGTGGGGCGTCCCTTGTCCTGGCAGCCTACCATTCTCGAATGAAGTTTGCTGGGCGCACACATGATTGTTTCCATTGACATCCAGAAATTTTTGGGAAATTCTCGTGACACGAGCACTAGAGTAGTActagcaactactccctccgtttctaaatataagtctttgtagagatttcactagtggactatatatgaatgtatatagacacactttagagtatagattcaatcattttgctccgtatgtagaccctt
This genomic stretch from Hordeum vulgare subsp. vulgare chromosome 6H, MorexV3_pseudomolecules_assembly, whole genome shotgun sequence harbors:
- the LOC123402613 gene encoding receptor like protein kinase S.2-like isoform X3; amino-acid sequence: MVIGLVIALVALAAGWFWHRRYMSRWQHKMQDLPKRKEIGGHPHRRSLAPISLNPTTIAIGDIASNKGHNTPKQRLQEGIAAPKQVKHMGQIQVIPGTSNATTTPSTASIEKENGQQSYSKVDVPRSFPYEELSQATGNFNENRKLGEGASGAVYEGTLAGIDTSVAIKRIKETSSDQTKKAFVNEIKIMSQLHHRNILSLKGWCEEDKHLLLIYEIMENGSLEDHLYPENGAMDTAVYGETDNDARPASHLSWLVRHNIIIGIASGLAYLHKECRVVIVHRDLKPANVMLDRNWNAKLVDFGLVTQLSHTQTSRNMDNIRGTRAYIDPAYLESGKVSEQCDVYSLGVVLLEIVCGTKPSILQSSDKHSLIEMVQDCDRSNRILDAADKGLRGQFDKKIEAVLRLGLQCVLPDHHNRPHAGRVRDRLMELLENGKVAFSTPQPSEEQFGTRTVTPVPAASLPAGWFWRGRHKSQRKHKTQEKENGQQSYSEVNVPRHFTYEELAQATSNFNEYRKLGEGAFGAVYGGTLAGIDRTVAIKKIRETTSNQTKMAFHNEIKIMRQMHHRNILSLKGWCEEDKHLLVIYEMTENGSLEDLLYPKNGAMDTAVHFGTYNNTRPSSPLSWLTRRNILIGIASGLAYLHNECPAAIVHRDLKPANVMLDRNWNAKLADFGLVTQVRHTETSRFTDNVIGTRSYIDPAYMDTGKVSGQCDVYSLGVVLLETICGEKPIILQGGNKNSLIEKVRECDDNNRILDAADKGLKGQFDKEIKAALRLGLQCVSPDNRPHAGRVRDRLTKLLEYGNTSEETKEASTVNLEALSRRCILQGEGSIMATQTYGFDEAPQSAGSMLSSSSRDNDMASKLQNTTCLTIRVLQEITDNFSEKRKIGQGACGKVYRAELQNGKEIAVKVLYNNVVMIDDVQFQREFENLMRLEHHNIVRLVGYCYETQHQPIQHMGGIVFAEMTYKALCFEYMQNGSLEEHLSDEGDGLEWHTCYNIIKGAWKGLQYLHKGSDKPIYHLDLKPGNILLDKNMVPKLADFGLSKLMGDQQSIITKTLMGTIGYMPKEYFIGNIVSNKFDIFSLGVVMIKIIAGREGHSKSVDMSRRKFLDLVQRNWRDKMQETCLARRLLEAYCKQVNVCTEIALSCMDTDRHKRPNIVDIIHQLNGTEAVIDRVRSDALTRSEVALGHDTTRASRRGGGDAAHRLGTAWGWRWREQRKL
- the LOC123402613 gene encoding receptor like protein kinase S.2-like isoform X1, with amino-acid sequence MVIGLVIALVALAAGWFWHRRYMSRWQHKMQDLPKRKEIGGHPHRRSLAPISLNPTTIAIGDIASNKGHNTPKQRLQEGIAAPKQVKHMGQIQVIPGTSNATTTPSTASIEKENGQQSYSKVDVPRSFPYEELSQATGNFNENRKLGEGASGAVYEGTLAGIDTSVAIKRIKETSSDQTKKAFVNEIKIMSQLHHRNILSLKGWCEEDKHLLLIYEIMENGSLEDHLYPENGAMDTAVYGETDNDARPASHLSWLVRHNIIIGIASGLAYLHKECRVVIVHRDLKPANVMLDRNWNAKLVDFGLVTQLSHTQTSRNMDNIRGTRAYIDPAYLESGKVSEQCDVYSLGVVLLEIVCGTKPSILQSSDKHSLIEMVQDCDRSNRILDAADKGLRGQFDKKIEAVLRLGLQCVLPDHHNRPHAGRVRDRLMELLENGKVAFSTPQPSEEQFGTRTVTPVPAASLPAGWFWRGRHKSQRKHKTQGTSTEKENGQQSYSEVNVPRHFTYEELAQATSNFNEYRKLGEGAFGAVYGGTLAGIDRTVAIKKIRETTSNQTKMAFHNEIKIMRQMHHRNILSLKGWCEEDKHLLVIYEMTENGSLEDLLYPKNGAMDTAVHFGTYNNTRPSSPLSWLTRRNILIGIASGLAYLHNECPAAIVHRDLKPANVMLDRNWNAKLADFGLVTQVRHTETSRFTDNVIGTRSYIDPAYMDTGKVSGQCDVYSLGVVLLETICGEKPIILQGGNKNSLIEKVRECDDNNRILDAADKGLKGQFDKEIKAALRLGLQCVSPDNRPHAGRVRDRLTKLLEYGNTSEETKEASTVNLEALSRRCILQGEGSIMATQTYGFDEAPQSAGSMLSSSSRDNDMASKLQNTTCLTIRVLQEITDNFSEKRKIGQGACGKVYRAELQNGKEIAVKVLYNNVVMIDDVQFQREFENLMRLEHHNIVRLVGYCYETQHQPIQHMGGIVFAEMTYKALCFEYMQNGSLEEHLSDEGDGLEWHTCYNIIKGAWKGLQYLHKGSDKPIYHLDLKPGNILLDKNMVPKLADFGLSKLMGDQQSIITKTLMGTIGYMPKEYFIGNIVSNKFDIFSLGVVMIKIIAGREGHSKSVDMSRRKFLDLVQRNWRDKMQETCLARRLLEAYCKQVNVCTEIALSCMDTDRHKRPNIVDIIHQLNGTEAVIDRVRSDALTRSEVALGHDTTRASRRGGGDAAHRLGTAWGWRWREQRKL
- the LOC123402613 gene encoding receptor like protein kinase S.2-like isoform X4 is translated as MVIGLVIALVALAAGWFWHRRYMSRWQHKMQDLPKRKEIGGHPHRRSLAPISLNPTTIAIGDIASNKGHNTPKQRLQEGIAAPKQVKHMGQIQVIPGTSNATTTPSTASIEKENGQQSYSKVDVPRSFPYEELSQATGNFNENRKLGEGASGAVYEGTLAGIDTSVAIKRIKETSSDQTKKAFVNEIKIMSQLHHRNILSLKGWCEEDKHLLLIYEIMENGSLEDHLYPENGAMDTAVYGETDNDARPASHLSWLVRNWNAKLVDFGLVTQLSHTQTSRNMDNIRGTRAYIDPAYLESGKVSEQCDVYSLGVVLLEIVCGTKPSILQSSDKHSLIEMVQDCDRSNRILDAADKGLRGQFDKKIEAVLRLGLQCVLPDHHNRPHAGRVRDRLMELLENGKVAFSTPQPSEEQFGTRTVTPVPAASLPAGWFWRGRHKSQRKHKTQGTSTEKENGQQSYSEVNVPRHFTYEELAQATSNFNEYRKLGEGAFGAVYGGTLAGIDRTVAIKKIRETTSNQTKMAFHNEIKIMRQMHHRNILSLKGWCEEDKHLLVIYEMTENGSLEDLLYPKNGAMDTAVHFGTYNNTRPSSPLSWLTRRNILIGIASGLAYLHNECPAAIVHRDLKPANVMLDRNWNAKLADFGLVTQVRHTETSRFTDNVIGTRSYIDPAYMDTGKVSGQCDVYSLGVVLLETICGEKPIILQGGNKNSLIEKVRECDDNNRILDAADKGLKGQFDKEIKAALRLGLQCVSPDNRPHAGRVRDRLTKLLEYGNTSEETKEASTVNLEALSRRCILQGEGSIMATQTYGFDEAPQSAGSMLSSSSRDNDMASKLQNTTCLTIRVLQEITDNFSEKRKIGQGACGKVYRAELQNGKEIAVKVLYNNVVMIDDVQFQREFENLMRLEHHNIVRLVGYCYETQHQPIQHMGGIVFAEMTYKALCFEYMQNGSLEEHLSDEGDGLEWHTCYNIIKGAWKGLQYLHKGSDKPIYHLDLKPGNILLDKNMVPKLADFGLSKLMGDQQSIITKTLMGTIGYMPKEYFIGNIVSNKFDIFSLGVVMIKIIAGREGHSKSVDMSRRKFLDLVQRNWRDKMQETCLARRLLEAYCKQVNVCTEIALSCMDTDRHKRPNIVDIIHQLNGTEAVIDRVRSDALTRSEVALGHDTTRASRRGGGDAAHRLGTAWGWRWREQRKL
- the LOC123402613 gene encoding receptor like protein kinase S.2-like isoform X2, whose product is MVIGLVIALVALAAGWFWHRRYMSRWQHKMQDLPKRKEIGGHPHRRSLAPISLNPTTIAIGDIASNKGHNTPKQRLQEGIAAPKQVKHMGQIQVIPGTSNATTTPSTASIEKENGQQSYSKVDVPRSFPYEELSQATGNFNENRKLGEGASGAVYEGTLAGIDTSVAIKRIKETSSDQTKKAFVNEIKIMSQLHHRNILSLKGWCEEDKHLLLIYEIMENGSLEDHLYPENGAMDTAVYGETDNDARPASHLSWLVRHNIIIGIASGLAYLHKECRVVIVHRDLKPANVMLDRNWNAKLVDFGLVTQLSHTQTSRNMDNIRGTRAYIDPAYLESGKVSEQCDVYSLGVVLLEIVCGTKPSILQSSDKHSLIEMVQDCDRSNRILDAADKGLRGQFDKKIEAVLRLGLQCVLPDHHNRPHAGRVRDRLMELLENGKVAFSTPQPSEEQFGTRTVTPVPAASLPAGWFWRGRHKSQRKHKTQGTSTEKENGQQSYSEVNVPRHFTYEELAQATSNFNEYRKLGEGAFGAVYGGTLAGIDRTVAIKKIRETTSNQTKMAFHNEIKIMRQMHHRNILSLKGWCEEDKHLLVIYEMTENGSLEDLLYPKNGAMDTAVHFGTYNNTRPSSPLSWLTRRNILIGIASGLAYLHNECPAAIVHRDLKPANVMLDRNWNAKLADFGLVTQVRHTETSRFTDNVIGTRSYIDPAYMDTGKVSGQCDVYSLGVVLLETICGEKPIILQGGNKNSLIEKVRECDDNNRILDAADKGLKGQFDKEIKAALRLGLQCVSPDNRPHAGRVRDRLTKLLEYGNTSEETKEASTVNLEALSRRCILQGEGSIMATQTYGFDEAPQSAGSMLSSSRDNDMASKLQNTTCLTIRVLQEITDNFSEKRKIGQGACGKVYRAELQNGKEIAVKVLYNNVVMIDDVQFQREFENLMRLEHHNIVRLVGYCYETQHQPIQHMGGIVFAEMTYKALCFEYMQNGSLEEHLSDEGDGLEWHTCYNIIKGAWKGLQYLHKGSDKPIYHLDLKPGNILLDKNMVPKLADFGLSKLMGDQQSIITKTLMGTIGYMPKEYFIGNIVSNKFDIFSLGVVMIKIIAGREGHSKSVDMSRRKFLDLVQRNWRDKMQETCLARRLLEAYCKQVNVCTEIALSCMDTDRHKRPNIVDIIHQLNGTEAVIDRVRSDALTRSEVALGHDTTRASRRGGGDAAHRLGTAWGWRWREQRKL